Proteins encoded in a region of the Pelmatolapia mariae isolate MD_Pm_ZW linkage group LG16_19, Pm_UMD_F_2, whole genome shotgun sequence genome:
- the acp7 gene encoding acid phosphatase type 7, producing the protein MSPVHASFALLLAAPLLVLGVPPIWTQPEQVHLSYGGVPGTMVVTWTTFNETFSKVEYSLLGARLFEMSAIGHATLFVDSGTEKRKMFIHRVTLRGLKPAASYVYHCGSEEGWSDVFFFTALNDSTMSSPRFAFYGDLGNENPQSLARLQKETQLGMYDVILHIGDFAYDMHEDNARIGDEFMRQIESIAAYVPYMTCPGNHEATYNFSNYRNRFSMPGQTESLWYSWNLGSAHIISISTEVYFYLDFGQDLLFKQYDWLEKDLEEANKPENRAVRPWIITMGHRPMYCSDDDQDDCTKFESYVRLGRNDTKPPAPGLEDLFYRYGVDVELWAHEHTYERLWPVYGDKVFNGSREQPYVNPKAPVHIITGSAGCREKTDKFNPNPKEWSAFRSTDYGYSRMQVVNGTHLYLEQVSDDQNGKVIDSLWVVKEKHGFSAWV; encoded by the exons ATGTCGCCTGTTCACGCTTCCTTTGCTTTGCTACTTGCTGCACCCCTGCTGGTGCTCGGCGTTCCTCCTATTTGGACCCAGCCAGAACAGGTGCACCTCTCCTATGGAG GAGTGCCAGGCACCATGGTAGTGACCTGGACAACCTTCAATGAGACATTCAGCAAGGTGGAGTATAGCCTTCTGGGGGCTCGGCTCTTTGAGATGAGCGCCATAGGACACGCGACTCTGTTTGTTGACTCGGGAACggaaaagaggaagatgttCATTCACAGGGTCACACTCAGAGGCCTCAAACCAGCAGCTTCGTATG TCTACCACTGTGGCAGTGAAGAAGGCTGGAGCGACGTGTTCTTCTTCACTGCTCTTAATGACAGCACTATGTCCAGTCCCAGGTTTGCTTTTTATGGTGACCTGGGCAACGAGAACCCCCAGTCTCTGGCTCGACTGCAAAAGGAAACTCAGCTAGGGATGTACGATGTCATCCTACACATAG GAGACTTTGCCTATGACATGCATGAG GATAATGCCAGGATTGGAGACGAGTTCATGAGGCAGATCGAGTCCATAGCTGCCTACGTGCCCTACATGACCTGTCCAGGCAACCATGAAGCTACATA CAACTTCTCCAACTACAGGAATCGCTTCAGCATGCCAGGCCAGACTGAGAGCCTGTGGTACAG CTGGAACCTGGGCTCAGCGCACATAATCTCCATTTCCACCGAGGTTTACTTCTATCTTGACTTTGGCCAGGACCTCCTCTTCAAGCAGTACGACTGGCTGGAGAAAGACCTGGAG GAGGCCAACAAGCCCGAGAACAGAGCAGTGCGTCCTTGGATCATAACCATGGGGCACCGGCCCATGTACTGCTCTGATGATGACCAGGATGACTGTACTAAGTTTGAATCCTAT GTCCGGCTGGGAAGGAATGACACCAAACCACCGGCTCCAGGTCTTGAGGATCTATTTTACCGTTATG gaGTGGATGTGGAGCTGTGGGCACATGAGCACACATATGAGAGGCTGTGGCCTGTGTATGGTGATAAG GTATTCAATGGCAGCAGAGAACAGCCTTACGTGAACCCCAAAGCTCCAGTCCACATTATCACAGGCTCTGCT GGCTGCAGAGAGAAGACTGACAAGTTCAATCCAAACCCCAAAGAGTGGAGTGCTTTCCGCAGCACAGACTACGGCTACAGCCGTATGCAGGTGGTCAATGGAACCCACCTGTACTTGGAGCAGGTGTCTGATGACCAG AATGGGAAGGTGATTGACAGCTTATGGGtggtgaaagaaaaacatggcTTCTCTGCCTGGGTATGA
- the LOC134645528 gene encoding KATNB1-like protein 1 produces MDPNTEDAESQNVEDRFHHDAAQYKVTYPKGRNTKQVDDAANEECNKKRYPVSRSGNIPGRVKRVVSCKRKTHHLTVARRKQLGSGRTCDAANKENETKVSQGTQQDIFSMDPWDFPFHVNNINNNQGTDRTGSEEADYCVLTELTRDHNTLTDVLFGRNLRLKVALTLWQRNVGELLTYFLRIQDTGVFVDFLPLISKCIDEDSSKITIGCCVDLFPLVSKVLSSPYEEHLIVGLKWVNSVLKNWWEDLKASGFSGSTNPLLDENFQVFNQQLWELWQQEPFLKSVPGPAGGMAKVIDSFLSKLT; encoded by the exons ATGGATCCCAACACTGAAGATGCAGAGAGCCAAAATGTTGAGGATCGCTTCCATCATGATGCAGCACAGTACAAAGTGACCTATCCTAaaggaagaaacacaaaacag GTGGATGATGCTGCAAATGAAGAGTGCAACAAAAAGAG ATACCCGGTTAGCCGCTCTGGGAACATCCCAGGCAGAGTGAAGCGGGTAGTGTCATGTAAAAGGAAGACTCATCATCTGACTGTGGCTCGAAGAAAGCAGCTTGGGTCTGGGAGAACTTGTGATGctgcaaacaaagaaaatgagacAAAAGTCTCGCAGGGCACACAGCAGGATATTTTCAGTATGGACCCCTGGGATTTCCCATTTCATGTCAATAATATCAATAACAACCAAGGAACTGATAGAACTGGTTCTGAAGAGGCTGACTACTGTGTACTGACTGAG CTCACGAGGGATCACAACACACTGACTGACGTGCTTTTTGGAAGAAATCTAAGACTCAAAGTGGCTTTAACGTTGTGGCAGAGAAATGTTGGAGAGCTGCTGACATACTTTCTGAG AATCCAAGACACTGGTGTGTTTGTTGACTTTCTCCCCCTCATAAGCAAATG CATCGATGAGGATTCTTCAAAGATAACCATCGGCTGTTGTGTCGACCTCTTTCCTTTAGTTAGCAAAGTCCTCAGCAGTCCATATGAAGA GCATCTTATTGTTGGCCTAAAGTGggtaaattcagttttaaaaaactgGTGGGAGGATCTAAAAGCTAGTGGCTTCAGTGGCTCAACAAACCCTCTGCTGGATGA AAACTTTCAAGTTTTTAATCAGCAGTTATGGGAATTGTGGCAGCAGGAACCCTTTTTGAAGTCTGTTCCAGGACCTGCAGGAGGCATGGCAAAG GTCATCGATTCCTTCCTGTCTAAACTCACATGA